A region from the Bradyrhizobium erythrophlei genome encodes:
- a CDS encoding DUF992 domain-containing protein, producing MRLSTLTLAATSLVASIASANAMPPVRAGVLQCEGGQNVGFVVGSATSLQCVFQSDGRRPEPYTATLRRLGLDLGITDQTKLTWAVNAPTTRVGYGDLAGSYGGVGANASVGIGGGGNFLVGGSANAYALQPISLQGQTGLNVAAGVASIELEPVAFGHGGYRHHHHHHRHHG from the coding sequence ATGCGACTCTCGACACTCACCCTTGCCGCTACCTCTCTCGTTGCGTCGATCGCCAGCGCCAACGCGATGCCACCCGTCCGCGCCGGTGTCCTGCAATGCGAGGGCGGCCAGAATGTCGGCTTCGTCGTCGGTTCGGCCACCAGCCTGCAATGCGTGTTCCAGAGCGATGGCCGTCGGCCGGAGCCCTACACCGCGACCCTGCGCCGCCTTGGGCTGGATCTCGGGATCACCGACCAGACCAAACTGACCTGGGCAGTGAACGCGCCGACCACGCGGGTCGGCTACGGCGATCTCGCCGGCAGTTACGGCGGCGTCGGTGCCAACGCCTCGGTCGGGATCGGCGGCGGCGGCAACTTCCTGGTCGGCGGTTCGGCGAATGCCTACGCGCTGCAGCCGATCAGCCTGCAAGGCCAGACCGGGCTGAACGTGGCGGCCGGCGTGGCCTCGATCGAACTAGAGCCGGTGGCGTTCGGCCATGGCGGCTATCGCCATCATCATCATCACCATCGCCATCACGGCTGA
- a CDS encoding YoaK family protein, with product MLDTRRNISLACALSALAGYVDGIGYLYLGGLFVSFMSGNSTRMGVNLAQGQWMNAAEAFGVIALFVIGAAVGSLMVLGRGVHRQPWVLLVEALLLVAAGLADVFGMPNTAIAAIVLAMGLENAVFQIEGGGGLGVTYVTGALVKVGQLVAAALTSGARWGWVSNLLLWAALVAGSVCGALAYYWINLAAIWFAAGGALALSAIVAVTVHR from the coding sequence ATGCTTGATACACGCCGCAATATTTCGTTAGCCTGCGCGCTGAGCGCGCTGGCCGGCTATGTCGACGGCATCGGCTATTTGTATCTCGGTGGCCTGTTCGTCTCCTTCATGAGCGGCAACTCGACGCGGATGGGCGTGAACCTCGCGCAGGGCCAATGGATGAATGCGGCGGAGGCGTTCGGCGTGATCGCGCTGTTCGTGATCGGCGCTGCCGTCGGCAGCCTGATGGTGCTCGGCCGGGGCGTGCACCGGCAGCCATGGGTGTTGCTGGTGGAAGCGCTGCTGCTCGTCGCTGCCGGGTTGGCGGACGTCTTCGGCATGCCGAATACGGCCATCGCCGCGATCGTGCTGGCGATGGGATTGGAGAACGCGGTGTTCCAGATCGAGGGCGGCGGCGGCCTCGGCGTTACCTACGTCACCGGCGCGCTGGTCAAGGTCGGCCAGCTCGTGGCTGCGGCACTGACCAGCGGGGCGCGCTGGGGCTGGGTGTCCAACCTCTTGCTGTGGGCGGCGCTGGTGGCGGGCTCGGTGTGCGGCGCGCTGGCTTATTACTGGATCAATCTCGCCGCGATCTGGTTTGCCGCGGGCGGCGCACTGGCCCTGAGCGCCATCGTTGCGGTTACGGTGCACCGATAG
- a CDS encoding elongation factor G — protein MGQDVRSPRGPRCIALVGPFQSGKTTLLEAILARTGAIPRTGSVDAGTSVGDSSAEARRHKMGVGLTAATTSFMGESYTFIDCPGSVEFAHDMRAALPAVDAAVVVCEADEKKLPQLQLILRELEDLGIPRFLFLNKIDRANKRIRETLATLQPASRIPLVLRQIPIWNGDLIAGFVDLALERAFVYREHKASEVVALEGGDLDREKEARFSMLEKLADHDDALMEQLLEDIQPPRDAVFDDLARELREGQICPVLLGSAVRENGVLRLMKALRHEAPGVADTARRLGVPQTRDATGYVFKTAHLQHGGKLSLTRLFAGHLDDGATLHASSGESGRVSGISNVNCANDSKRAAAEAGDTIALGKLDTVKTGDTLSSGKTAPKALVTIEPLPPVLSMAIAAGDRKDDVKLGQALLRLNEEDPSLTMIQNPRTHDIVLWGQGEMHLRVALERLSERFGVNVKSHPPAIGYQETIRKSVTQRGRHKKQSGGHGQFGDVVLEIMPLPRGGGFEFHEKVVGGAVPRNYIGAVEEGVVDGLLRGPLGFPVIDVQVTLTDGSYHSVDSSDLAFRTAARIGISEALPQCQPVLLEPIHVVEIVCPTEATAKINAILSGRRGQILGFDTREGWPGWDRVRAMMPEAEIGELIVELRSATAGAGSFTRAFDRMAEVTGRAADQIIAAHRVAA, from the coding sequence ATGGGACAAGACGTCAGAAGTCCCCGCGGCCCACGGTGCATTGCGCTGGTGGGCCCTTTCCAAAGCGGTAAAACCACACTGTTGGAAGCGATTTTGGCGCGCACGGGTGCGATCCCGCGCACCGGCAGCGTCGACGCCGGTACTTCCGTAGGCGATTCCAGCGCCGAAGCTCGCCGCCACAAGATGGGCGTTGGTCTGACCGCTGCCACAACGAGTTTCATGGGCGAAAGCTACACTTTTATCGATTGTCCCGGTTCGGTCGAGTTCGCGCACGACATGCGCGCCGCATTGCCGGCGGTCGATGCCGCGGTCGTGGTCTGCGAAGCCGACGAGAAAAAGCTGCCGCAGCTTCAGCTGATCCTGCGCGAACTCGAGGATCTCGGCATTCCGCGCTTTTTGTTTCTCAACAAGATCGATCGCGCCAACAAGCGCATTCGCGAGACGCTCGCGACCTTGCAGCCGGCGTCGCGGATTCCGCTGGTGCTGCGCCAGATCCCGATCTGGAACGGCGACTTGATCGCGGGCTTCGTCGATCTGGCGCTGGAGCGCGCCTTCGTCTACCGCGAACACAAGGCCTCCGAAGTCGTGGCGCTGGAGGGCGGCGATCTCGATCGCGAGAAGGAAGCCCGTTTCTCGATGCTGGAGAAGCTCGCTGATCATGACGACGCGCTGATGGAGCAGTTGCTGGAGGATATTCAGCCGCCGCGCGACGCGGTGTTCGACGATCTCGCCCGCGAATTGCGCGAAGGGCAGATCTGCCCCGTTTTGCTCGGCTCGGCCGTGCGCGAGAACGGCGTGCTGCGCCTGATGAAGGCGCTGCGCCATGAAGCGCCCGGCGTGGCCGACACCGCGCGGCGTCTCGGCGTGCCCCAGACCAGGGACGCGACGGGCTACGTGTTCAAGACCGCGCATCTGCAGCATGGCGGCAAGCTGTCGCTGACGCGCCTGTTCGCGGGCCATCTCGATGACGGCGCGACGCTGCATGCGTCCTCCGGCGAGAGCGGGCGGGTGTCGGGCATCTCGAACGTCAACTGCGCCAATGACAGCAAGCGTGCCGCCGCGGAAGCCGGCGACACCATAGCGCTCGGCAAGCTCGACACCGTCAAGACCGGCGACACGCTGTCGAGCGGCAAGACCGCGCCGAAGGCGCTTGTCACAATCGAGCCCCTGCCGCCGGTCTTGTCGATGGCGATCGCGGCGGGCGACCGCAAGGACGACGTCAAGCTCGGGCAGGCGTTGTTGCGGCTGAACGAGGAAGATCCCTCGCTGACCATGATCCAGAATCCGAGGACCCATGACATCGTGCTGTGGGGACAGGGCGAAATGCATCTGCGGGTCGCGCTGGAGCGCCTCAGCGAACGCTTCGGCGTCAACGTCAAATCGCATCCGCCGGCGATCGGATATCAGGAGACCATCCGCAAATCGGTCACCCAGCGCGGCCGCCACAAGAAGCAGTCGGGCGGCCACGGCCAGTTCGGCGACGTGGTGCTGGAGATCATGCCGCTGCCGCGCGGCGGCGGATTCGAGTTTCACGAGAAGGTCGTCGGCGGCGCGGTGCCGCGCAATTACATCGGCGCGGTGGAAGAAGGCGTGGTCGACGGCTTGCTGCGCGGGCCGCTCGGCTTCCCCGTCATCGACGTGCAGGTGACGCTGACGGACGGTTCCTATCACAGCGTGGATTCCTCGGATCTCGCCTTCCGCACCGCGGCGCGGATCGGCATCTCCGAGGCGCTGCCGCAGTGTCAGCCGGTGCTGCTGGAACCGATCCATGTGGTGGAGATCGTTTGTCCGACCGAAGCGACCGCGAAGATCAACGCCATCCTGTCGGGACGGCGCGGCCAGATCCTCGGCTTCGACACCCGCGAGGGCTGGCCGGGATGGGACCGTGTCCGTGCCATGATGCCGGAAGCCGAGATCGGCGAATTGATCGTGGAATTGCGCTCGGCCACCGCCGGCGCCGGCAGTTTCACGCGGGCGTTCGACCGCATGGCCGAGGTCACCGGCCGCGCCGCCGACCAGATCATCGCCGCGCATCGCGTCGCGGCGTGA
- a CDS encoding BrnA antitoxin family protein has translation MAKVDAHRITKAEYDEAPELTKEMLDRAEIRHGDKIIKRGRPPLENPKEAVKLRLDHDVLAAYRKTGSGWQTRINADLRKAARKLTG, from the coding sequence TTGGCCAAAGTTGATGCCCATCGCATCACGAAGGCCGAATATGACGAGGCTCCTGAACTGACGAAGGAGATGCTCGATCGCGCGGAAATTCGCCATGGCGACAAAATCATCAAACGTGGCCGGCCGCCGCTGGAAAATCCAAAAGAGGCGGTGAAGCTTCGTCTCGACCACGACGTTCTCGCGGCCTATCGCAAGACCGGCAGCGGATGGCAAACACGCATCAACGCCGACCTGCGGAAGGCCGCGCGAAAGCTGACGGGCTGA
- the glmM gene encoding phosphoglucosamine mutase, producing the protein MSRKYFGTDGIRGRANGLITPELALKVGQAAGLVFQRGEYRHRVVIGKDTRLSGYMIEYAMVAGFTSVGMDVLLLGPIPTPAVAMLTKSMRADLGVMISASHNLFEDNGIKLFGPQGFKLSDDVEMQIEQLLDESLDKKLAQSASLGRARRIDGVHDRYIEFAKRTLPRDLSLDGLRVVIDCAHGAAYKVVPEALWELGADVVPIGVEPDGFNINKECGSTSPEALSRKVREMRADIGIALDGDADRVILVDERGHLVDGDQLLAVIAQSWKEDGRLAKPGIVATVMSNLGLERFLEGQGIELVRTPVGDRYVLEQMLSRGYNLGGEPSGHIILSDYATTGDGFVAALQVLAVVQKLRRPVSEVCHRFDPLPQILKNVRYRSGKPLDDAEVKSAIVDGEKRLNGQGRLLVRSSGTEPVIRVMGEGDNRILVEEVVDHIVSALGHAAAA; encoded by the coding sequence ATGAGCCGCAAATACTTCGGTACGGACGGGATTCGGGGCCGTGCCAATGGCTTGATCACGCCGGAGCTGGCGCTCAAGGTGGGGCAGGCGGCCGGACTGGTGTTTCAGCGCGGCGAATACCGCCATCGCGTCGTGATCGGCAAGGACACGCGGCTTTCCGGCTACATGATCGAATACGCGATGGTGGCCGGCTTCACCTCCGTCGGCATGGACGTGCTGCTGCTCGGCCCGATACCGACGCCGGCGGTGGCGATGCTGACCAAGTCGATGCGTGCCGATCTTGGCGTAATGATTTCCGCTTCGCATAATTTGTTCGAGGACAACGGCATCAAGCTGTTCGGCCCGCAGGGTTTCAAGCTTTCCGACGACGTCGAAATGCAGATCGAGCAGCTGTTGGACGAGAGCCTCGACAAGAAGCTGGCGCAGAGCGCCAGCCTCGGCCGCGCCCGCCGCATCGACGGCGTCCATGACCGCTACATCGAATTCGCCAAGCGCACGCTGCCGCGCGATCTCAGCCTCGACGGCCTGCGCGTGGTGATCGATTGCGCCCACGGCGCGGCCTACAAGGTGGTGCCGGAAGCGCTGTGGGAGCTGGGCGCCGACGTCGTTCCGATCGGCGTCGAACCCGACGGATTCAACATCAACAAGGAATGCGGCTCGACCTCGCCGGAAGCGCTGAGCCGCAAGGTGCGCGAGATGCGCGCCGATATCGGTATCGCGCTCGATGGCGACGCCGACCGCGTCATCCTGGTCGACGAGCGCGGCCACCTCGTCGACGGCGACCAGTTGCTGGCTGTGATCGCGCAAAGCTGGAAGGAAGACGGCCGCCTAGCGAAACCCGGTATCGTCGCCACCGTGATGTCCAATCTGGGACTGGAGCGCTTTCTCGAAGGCCAGGGCATTGAGCTCGTGCGCACGCCGGTCGGCGATCGCTACGTGCTCGAGCAGATGCTGAGCCGCGGCTACAATCTCGGCGGGGAGCCCTCCGGCCACATCATCCTGTCTGACTACGCCACCACCGGCGACGGTTTCGTCGCCGCCCTTCAGGTGCTCGCGGTGGTGCAAAAACTCCGCCGCCCGGTGTCGGAGGTCTGCCACCGCTTCGATCCCCTGCCGCAGATCCTGAAGAACGTGCGCTACCGCAGCGGCAAGCCGCTCGACGACGCCGAGGTCAAGTCGGCCATCGTGGACGGCGAGAAGCGGCTCAACGGCCAAGGCCGGCTCTTGGTCCGCTCCTCCGGAACCGAGCCGGTGATCCGCGTGATGGGCGAGGGCGACAACCGAATCCTGGTCGAGGAAGTGGTCGATCACATCGTCTCCGCGCTCGGCCACGCCGCGGCGGCGTAA
- a CDS encoding shikimate dehydrogenase translates to MAKPRAACLIGWPAAHSRSPLIHHYWLQTLGLPGGYNIEAIPPEGLAEFVLHLKAHGFVGANVTIPHKERALALTTPDERARAVGAANTLWYEGDELRSTNTDIEGFIHNLDACAPGWDGATGDALVLGAGGAARAVVFGLIERGIKRVYLANRTVERARALADQFGVQVHPVSWDAIGEWLPRVDFLVNTTSLGMHGQPALEIDVGRLPPHSVVADLVYVPLQTPLLAAARARGLRIADGLGMLLHQAVRGFELWFGQRPQVTPELRALIEADLTKL, encoded by the coding sequence ATGGCAAAACCCCGCGCCGCATGCCTGATCGGATGGCCGGCGGCGCATTCGCGCTCGCCGCTGATCCATCATTACTGGCTGCAGACGCTTGGCCTTCCGGGCGGCTACAACATCGAGGCGATCCCGCCCGAAGGCCTTGCCGAATTCGTGCTGCATCTGAAGGCGCATGGTTTCGTCGGCGCCAACGTCACGATCCCGCATAAGGAGCGCGCGCTGGCCCTGACGACGCCGGACGAGAGGGCCCGCGCGGTCGGCGCCGCCAACACGCTGTGGTATGAGGGCGACGAACTGCGCTCAACCAACACCGACATCGAGGGATTCATCCATAATCTCGACGCCTGCGCGCCCGGATGGGACGGAGCCACCGGCGATGCGCTGGTGCTGGGCGCCGGCGGGGCGGCGCGCGCCGTGGTGTTCGGACTGATCGAGCGCGGCATCAAGCGCGTCTATCTGGCCAACCGGACTGTCGAGCGGGCCCGTGCGCTGGCCGATCAGTTCGGCGTCCAGGTTCATCCGGTATCGTGGGACGCCATCGGCGAATGGCTGCCGCGGGTCGACTTTTTGGTGAACACGACGTCGCTTGGCATGCACGGCCAACCCGCGCTCGAGATCGATGTCGGCCGGCTGCCGCCGCATTCGGTCGTCGCCGATCTCGTCTACGTGCCGCTGCAGACGCCGTTGCTGGCGGCGGCGCGGGCGCGCGGATTGCGGATCGCCGATGGCCTCGGCATGCTGCTGCACCAGGCGGTGCGCGGGTTCGAGCTCTGGTTCGGACAGCGGCCGCAGGTCACGCCGGAGCTTCGCGCGCTGATCGAGGCCGATCTCACAAAACTTTGA
- a CDS encoding alpha-hydroxy acid oxidase — protein MKHITCIEDLRQVHMRKVPKAFFDYADRGSYAEETLRANREDLQQIKFRQRILVDISQRDLSTTIIGEKSNLPLILAPVGSTGMQYGDGEILACRAAQAAGIPYTLSTMSINSIEDVAENVEKPFWFQLYVMKDRGFCKALIERAIAAKCSALVLTVDLQVIGQRHMDIKNGMTVPPKLFSPSNIIDIATKPGWVMSILGAKRRNFGNIAGHLPGGQDLASVSGWVASQFDASLNWKDVDWIRSIWPGKLIIKGILDVEDAEEAVKTGAQAMVVSNHGGRQLDGAPSSIEVLPEIADAVGSQIEILFDGGIRSGQDVMRALALGAKSCMIGRAYIYGLGAFGGPGVAKAIDLIANELSVTMGLCGVNKIAEIDDHVIAV, from the coding sequence ATGAAGCACATTACCTGCATCGAAGATCTGCGCCAGGTTCATATGCGAAAGGTGCCCAAGGCATTTTTCGATTATGCCGACCGCGGCTCCTACGCCGAGGAAACGCTACGCGCCAATCGCGAGGACTTGCAGCAGATCAAGTTCCGGCAGCGCATTCTGGTGGATATTTCACAGCGAGATCTGTCGACCACCATCATCGGCGAGAAATCGAACCTGCCGCTGATCCTGGCGCCGGTCGGATCGACCGGCATGCAGTATGGCGACGGTGAAATTCTCGCCTGCCGCGCCGCGCAGGCCGCGGGCATTCCCTACACGCTGAGCACGATGTCGATCAACTCGATCGAGGATGTCGCCGAGAACGTCGAAAAGCCGTTCTGGTTTCAGCTCTACGTCATGAAGGATCGCGGCTTCTGCAAAGCGCTGATCGAGCGCGCGATCGCGGCGAAATGCAGCGCGCTGGTGCTGACCGTCGACCTGCAGGTGATCGGGCAGCGGCACATGGACATCAAGAACGGCATGACGGTGCCGCCGAAGTTGTTCAGTCCGAGCAACATCATCGACATCGCCACCAAGCCCGGCTGGGTCATGAGCATCCTCGGCGCCAAGCGCCGCAACTTCGGCAACATCGCCGGCCATTTGCCGGGCGGGCAGGATCTTGCCTCGGTGTCGGGCTGGGTCGCCTCGCAGTTCGACGCGTCGCTGAACTGGAAGGACGTCGACTGGATCCGCAGCATCTGGCCGGGAAAGCTGATCATCAAGGGCATTCTCGACGTCGAGGACGCCGAGGAAGCGGTCAAGACCGGCGCGCAGGCGATGGTGGTGTCCAACCATGGCGGCCGGCAGCTTGACGGCGCGCCGTCGTCGATCGAAGTGCTGCCGGAGATCGCCGACGCCGTCGGCTCGCAGATCGAGATCCTGTTCGACGGCGGCATTCGCTCCGGTCAGGACGTGATGCGCGCGCTCGCGCTCGGCGCCAAGTCCTGCATGATCGGCCGCGCCTATATTTACGGCCTCGGCGCCTTTGGCGGCCCCGGCGTCGCCAAGGCGATCGACCTGATCGCCAACGAGCTTAGCGTCACCATGGGGCTGTGCGGCGTCAACAAGATCGCCGAGATCGACGACCACGTAATCGCGGTTTGA
- a CDS encoding pyridoxal phosphate-dependent aminotransferase, with translation MPFLSAALDRVKPSATIAVTDKARALKAAGRNVIGLGAGEPDFDTPANIKLAAIRAIEAGKTKYTDVGGIPELKQAIAAKFERENGLSYKPNQIIVGTGGKQVLYNALMATINPGDEVIIPAPYWVSYPEMVALAGGEPVPVICTAEHGFKLQPDALEKAITPKTKWIILCSPSNPTGAAYTRAELKAITDVLVRHPQVWVMTDDMYEHLVYDEFVFTTPAQIEPKLYDRTLTVNGVSKAYCMTGWRIGYAGGPAELIKGMQTIQSQSTSNPCSISQWASVEALNGPQDFIPVNNKAFKERRDLVVSMLNQAKGIDCPRPQGAFYVYPSCAGTIGKTAPSGKVIANDEDFVTELLETEGVAVVQGSAFGLGPAFRISYATKNSDLEDACKRIQRFCGNLR, from the coding sequence ATGCCGTTTCTGTCCGCTGCGCTTGACCGTGTGAAGCCGTCCGCGACCATCGCGGTCACGGATAAAGCACGCGCGCTCAAAGCGGCCGGCCGCAACGTCATCGGCCTCGGCGCCGGCGAACCCGATTTTGACACCCCCGCCAACATCAAGCTGGCGGCGATCCGTGCCATCGAGGCCGGCAAGACCAAATATACCGACGTCGGCGGCATTCCGGAGCTGAAGCAGGCGATTGCCGCCAAGTTCGAGCGCGAGAACGGTCTCTCCTACAAGCCGAACCAGATCATCGTCGGGACCGGCGGCAAGCAGGTGCTCTACAACGCGCTGATGGCCACCATCAATCCGGGCGACGAGGTCATCATTCCGGCGCCCTATTGGGTGAGCTATCCGGAAATGGTGGCGCTCGCCGGCGGCGAGCCGGTGCCGGTGATCTGCACCGCGGAGCATGGTTTCAAGCTGCAGCCGGATGCGCTGGAGAAGGCGATCACGCCGAAGACGAAATGGATCATCCTGTGCTCGCCGTCGAACCCGACCGGCGCCGCCTATACGCGCGCCGAGCTGAAGGCGATCACCGACGTGCTGGTCAGGCATCCGCAGGTCTGGGTGATGACCGACGACATGTACGAGCATCTGGTCTATGACGAGTTCGTGTTCACGACGCCGGCGCAGATCGAGCCGAAATTGTACGACCGCACGCTGACCGTGAACGGCGTGTCGAAGGCCTATTGCATGACCGGCTGGCGCATCGGCTATGCCGGCGGACCTGCCGAACTGATCAAGGGGATGCAGACGATCCAGTCGCAGTCGACCTCGAACCCCTGTTCGATCTCGCAATGGGCCTCCGTCGAGGCCCTCAACGGCCCGCAGGATTTCATCCCGGTCAACAACAAGGCGTTCAAGGAGCGCCGCGACCTCGTGGTGTCGATGCTCAACCAGGCCAAGGGCATCGATTGCCCGCGGCCGCAGGGCGCCTTCTATGTCTACCCGTCCTGCGCCGGAACCATCGGCAAGACCGCGCCGTCGGGCAAGGTGATCGCCAACGACGAGGATTTTGTCACTGAGTTGCTGGAGACCGAAGGTGTCGCGGTGGTGCAGGGCTCGGCGTTCGGGCTCGGCCCGGCGTTCCGGATTTCCTATGCGACGAAAAACTCCGATCTTGAGGACGCCTGCAAGCGCATCCAGCGATTTTGCGGCAATTTGAGATAG
- a CDS encoding DUF992 domain-containing protein — MRRSLTLAGLTVATLVASIAGASAQQPMARVQVGVLECRGGASVGFIVGSVTNLGCVLRIDGLPEDRYIATIRKVGVDLGITQESALAWGVYAPVARLGPGDLAGTYAGAQGSASVGVGVGGNVLIGGSDNSIALQPLSVQGQVGLNVAAGLESLELRPGR, encoded by the coding sequence ATGCGCCGTTCCCTTACCCTTGCCGGATTAACCGTCGCCACGCTGGTCGCATCGATCGCCGGCGCCTCGGCGCAGCAGCCGATGGCGCGCGTCCAAGTCGGCGTGCTTGAATGCCGCGGCGGTGCGAGCGTCGGCTTCATCGTCGGCTCCGTGACCAACCTCGGTTGCGTGCTACGCATCGATGGCTTGCCCGAAGACCGCTATATCGCGACCATCCGCAAGGTCGGCGTCGACCTCGGCATCACCCAGGAATCGGCGCTCGCCTGGGGCGTCTACGCGCCGGTGGCGCGGCTCGGACCGGGCGATCTCGCGGGCACCTATGCGGGCGCGCAGGGCAGCGCGTCGGTCGGCGTCGGGGTCGGCGGCAATGTGCTGATCGGCGGTTCGGACAATTCGATCGCGCTGCAGCCGCTCAGCGTGCAGGGCCAGGTCGGGCTGAATGTCGCGGCGGGGCTTGAGAGCCTGGAACTTCGGCCGGGTCGGTAA
- a CDS encoding BrnT family toxin: MIRQSAKLLSARAGLNFADAAIVFAGSTITVQDTRRDYGETRFQTIGFLADRMVMVVWTPRSDARHVISMRMCNDREKAIYQKRFGQS; this comes from the coding sequence TTGATCCGGCAAAGCGCCAAGCTGCTCTCAGCGAGAGCAGGTTTGAATTTTGCTGATGCGGCGATCGTCTTTGCCGGCTCGACGATCACCGTGCAAGACACGCGGCGGGACTATGGCGAGACTCGCTTCCAGACGATTGGATTTCTTGCTGATCGAATGGTGATGGTTGTTTGGACGCCGCGCAGCGATGCTCGGCATGTCATCTCGATGAGAATGTGCAATGACCGCGAGAAAGCGATCTATCAAAAGCGATTTGGCCAAAGTTGA
- a CDS encoding glycosyltransferase family 87 protein: MTYFWQGVQSGRWLTAARIRGYSLILLVFCVIAAAGWIASSDGLIDRNGKPIGTDFSNVYAAGTLIWQGRPADAYVPALQHAEENAVFGREVPFFGWHYPPFFFAVAFVVAAFPYAWGLAIWVVASFAAYLAATRAILPRPETLLTAAAFPGVFVNIGHGQNGFLTAALLGGALQLLDRRPWLAGVLIGCLAYKPQFGVLIPVALLAGGRWSTIAAAVATLAALLAVSFVTLGGGVWHAFADSMTFTQTVVLEQGGTGWEKIQSIFSAVRMWGASVHGAYAAQSALALTLAATLAWLWHSDAAFELKASALATASLLATPYVLDYDLVVLAVAIAFFARHGLSRGFSPFEISLLAAAWIVPLLSRSVAGLTGIPLGLLVLLTLYVFTLRRAVLDPARSAAHGLAQA, translated from the coding sequence ATGACTTATTTCTGGCAAGGGGTGCAATCCGGTCGGTGGCTGACCGCCGCGCGGATCCGCGGTTACAGCCTGATCCTGCTCGTTTTCTGCGTCATTGCGGCGGCCGGATGGATCGCCTCGTCGGACGGGCTGATCGACCGCAACGGCAAGCCGATCGGGACCGATTTTTCCAACGTCTACGCCGCGGGAACGCTGATCTGGCAGGGGCGCCCCGCCGACGCCTATGTCCCGGCGCTTCAGCATGCCGAGGAGAACGCGGTATTCGGCCGCGAGGTACCGTTCTTCGGCTGGCATTATCCGCCGTTCTTCTTCGCCGTCGCCTTCGTCGTGGCCGCGTTTCCCTATGCGTGGGGCCTGGCGATCTGGGTCGTAGCGAGCTTTGCCGCCTACCTCGCGGCGACGCGCGCGATCCTGCCCCGGCCGGAGACGCTGTTGACCGCGGCCGCCTTCCCCGGCGTATTCGTCAATATCGGTCACGGCCAGAACGGATTTCTCACCGCAGCGCTGCTCGGCGGCGCGCTGCAGCTGCTCGATCGCCGGCCGTGGCTCGCCGGCGTGCTGATCGGGTGCCTCGCCTACAAGCCGCAATTCGGCGTCCTGATTCCGGTAGCATTGTTGGCCGGCGGACGATGGAGCACGATCGCTGCTGCCGTGGCCACCCTTGCCGCCCTGCTCGCGGTCAGTTTTGTCACCCTCGGCGGCGGCGTCTGGCACGCCTTCGCGGATTCCATGACCTTCACCCAGACCGTAGTGCTCGAACAGGGCGGCACCGGTTGGGAAAAAATCCAGTCGATCTTCTCCGCGGTGCGGATGTGGGGCGCGAGCGTCCATGGCGCGTATGCGGCACAGAGCGCGCTGGCGCTCACGCTCGCCGCAACGCTGGCGTGGCTGTGGCACAGCGATGCCGCCTTCGAGCTCAAGGCCTCGGCGCTCGCCACCGCCAGCCTGCTCGCGACGCCCTATGTGCTCGATTACGACCTTGTCGTGCTCGCGGTTGCCATCGCCTTCTTCGCCCGCCACGGCTTGAGCCGCGGCTTCAGCCCGTTCGAGATCAGCCTGTTGGCCGCCGCATGGATCGTGCCGCTATTGTCGCGCAGCGTCGCTGGGCTCACCGGCATACCCCTCGGTCTGCTGGTGCTGCTAACACTTTACGTTTTCACCTTGCGGCGGGCGGTACTGGATCCTGCGCGCTCGGCTGCGCACGGACTCGCGCAGGCGTGA